The region TTCTAGTTTTTAACTTTAATTGgtttgaatttgaacttctttGTTTTAAATTTGGTTTCTGCAGGTGTTTCTATGCACAAGAATTTTGGAAAATCGGCATAATGGATGAAGTTGTTTCGAACACTAGGAGATGGGAGGATCTGGACACAGATATTTTGGTGAAGATTTTTCAGTTGTTTGACATTTTCGAGTTAACATCTGGTGTTGCTCATGTTTGTAGCGCGTGGCGCACAGCTTGCTGTGATCCGCTTCGTTGGAAGACACTTGATTTGTCGATGTTACGATCTAATTTCATCAAGATTCCATTAGAGCCGTTTGTTTACGTCGATGAACGGTCTGATAAGATACTGACTCGATTGTTGAAGATTTCGTTGAGTCTCAGCAGGGAGAGTATAGTGACATTGATCTTCCATTTCAACTTGTATGTAAGTGATGATATGTTGACATACACCGCCGAAAGgtaatttcaactttccaaaacaatatatttatgttttttttgctGTGAACCGAATATCCTTTATGCGCAATTGCAGAGACTAATTTTAGAGTTGGTTTCGACCATAAGTTATATAACGTTAAAACGCGCTAGGGTTATATAAAAGGAATGAATACTAGCGAACTCGATGAGGAATATGTTTGATACTATATTGTTTGATATATTGCGGTAATAACTTAAATTGAGCGACCTTTTCATGAGATGCTTTGTTGGATAGGTTGTTTATATTAACTTTCTTTCAAAACCGAGATTGAAACGTAGTAAATGTCGTTTGTTGTTGCAGGAGCCCACAACTCAAACGGCTGGTTCTGCCGGCTTGGAACAGAATTAAGAGAACAGGAATGTGCAAGGCCATCCGATCGTGGAAAAAGCTGGAATCTCTGACGATGCCTAGTATAGCAAACCCGCCGTATTTTCTCGAGGAAATCGCGACACACTGCGAGAATTTCAGCGAACTCAAGATTATGGGTCCGTGTGACATCTTCTTCGCGTCAACTCTGGCTGCATTTGTTCCGAAACTGAGAGTCTTGAGCCTTCGTTGTACGACGTTATACAGGGATGTTCTCATTCTCATCCTAGACAGCTTAAAACATTTAGAAGTGCTCAACATATCCCATTGCGTTCTAATGGAAGGCCTGCCTCCTCCTCAATATAAAAGAATTATCACAGAAATTGATCCGATTGTTCGCCAGAAGGCTTCTCGGCTGCGGGAATTCATCACATGCATGGAAGATTCATGCATCATATGCCAACGAACACGAACTGATGAAGGGATCGTTAGGTGGTACAAGTATGAGGAAGGGTTTTGGAAAGAAGACGAGGTGAATTCTCTTGCACTTTAAGCGGATGATAAAAGCGATCTGGTTTCTGGTATGATCTGGTTGTTGAACATTTTGGATTTTAAATTTTCTTCTTTAATTGTAGATCCAAATAACAACAAATTTTAATGTTTGGAAATTGATGTTGTTGTACTCTTTAGAAGGACATTGTTGAATCTCGTAACTGTGTATACAAATAAATTCTATTTTGTACTTGGAATTTTGTTGGTTTCATTTTAAAGACATTTGTCTGATATCATATTGCTTCTATGAGTTCTTGCCAAAAGTTGCACAATTTGTAGTACCGACATTTCAAAAGGCGCGTCTTTATCTGACACCGACACAATATTGATATTTATGattataattaatttatttatatcTTTAAATTATTATCGATGTTACCATATCAATATCAATGTCTTATCAGTATCAATGTTCAACATTGTTCAAGAATGCTGTCAACATCTTGTTTTTCTTATATTTTGTCTATATCACATGGTTAACAGTAACAAACTCTCTTTGTTTCTTTTTCTCCGATGATGTAGTTAAGAGTCTcacatcggataatatatggcctgaatatgtgtttataagtgggggcagtcctcactctaccaaccgattttgtagggttgagttagacTTAATCACACATTCTTACAGTTCTTTCAAGCGTTTAGCTTTCCGGCGATTATTAGAACGCGTCAATCGGATTCACTTAAACTTTTGCACTCTGAGCAAAATC is a window of Lathyrus oleraceus cultivar Zhongwan6 chromosome 6, CAAS_Psat_ZW6_1.0, whole genome shotgun sequence DNA encoding:
- the LOC127092768 gene encoding F-box/LRR-repeat protein At3g48880 isoform X1: MSRGLDLRFKLPTHPFFSLKVLFFSLFYLWVCVIWFDQKVGGWIMEIGICYLVKNHECFYAQEFWKIGIMDEVVSNTRRWEDLDTDILVKIFQLFDIFELTSGVAHVCSAWRTACCDPLRWKTLDLSMLRSNFIKIPLEPFVYVDERSDKILTRLLKISLSLSRESIVTLIFHFNLYVSDDMLTYTAERSPQLKRLVLPAWNRIKRTGMCKAIRSWKKLESLTMPSIANPPYFLEEIATHCENFSELKIMGPCDIFFASTLAAFVPKLRVLSLRCTTLYRDVLILILDSLKHLEVLNISHCVLMEGLPPPQYKRIITEIDPIVRQKASRLREFITCMEDSCIICQRTRTDEGIVRWYKYEEGFWKEDEVNSLAL
- the LOC127092768 gene encoding F-box/LRR-repeat protein At3g48880 isoform X2, with translation MDEVVSNTRRWEDLDTDILVKIFQLFDIFELTSGVAHVCSAWRTACCDPLRWKTLDLSMLRSNFIKIPLEPFVYVDERSDKILTRLLKISLSLSRESIVTLIFHFNLYVSDDMLTYTAERSPQLKRLVLPAWNRIKRTGMCKAIRSWKKLESLTMPSIANPPYFLEEIATHCENFSELKIMGPCDIFFASTLAAFVPKLRVLSLRCTTLYRDVLILILDSLKHLEVLNISHCVLMEGLPPPQYKRIITEIDPIVRQKASRLREFITCMEDSCIICQRTRTDEGIVRWYKYEEGFWKEDEVNSLAL